The following proteins are encoded in a genomic region of Natrinema sp. DC36:
- a CDS encoding MBL fold metallo-hydrolase — translation MTTDASCSSIRADDALSLIHRLEFDVPWPPNHVAAYLLEGPEPILIDAGAPDDAGESELREGLEAAGYEPSDIDHVLVTHVHSDHIGQLPVLRAADATVHVPQTALSRLDRGLEATRADFRDASIAAGYRGDALAEIVDEEVESFRRDRQMVDPETARAIEPDSTFTVGDRTFESFDTPGHAVDHLCFETTIAGTTVLFSGDALIEPFRAGAFQVGLDRGADEAVDAYYEAMDRLTETTATHVFPGHGPTFEDPHRTVGTTRDRLDALLEETQAATAAIEPATALEIAKERVGNVRHMAPVLDTIGALGTLENRDQVSSETRDGVRYYETT, via the coding sequence ATGACTACCGATGCTTCTTGCAGTTCCATTCGAGCCGACGACGCTCTCTCGCTGATCCATCGCCTCGAGTTCGACGTTCCCTGGCCACCGAACCACGTCGCCGCCTACCTCCTCGAGGGACCGGAACCGATTCTGATCGACGCGGGCGCGCCGGACGACGCGGGCGAATCGGAACTACGCGAGGGACTCGAGGCCGCCGGCTACGAGCCGTCCGATATCGATCACGTACTCGTGACCCACGTTCACAGCGACCACATCGGACAGCTACCGGTTCTCAGAGCGGCCGACGCGACGGTTCACGTCCCCCAAACCGCGCTGTCCAGACTCGATCGCGGTCTTGAGGCGACCCGCGCCGACTTCCGGGACGCGTCGATCGCGGCGGGCTATCGCGGTGATGCTCTCGCGGAGATCGTCGACGAGGAAGTGGAGTCGTTCCGTCGAGATAGGCAGATGGTCGACCCGGAAACCGCCCGTGCCATCGAACCCGATTCGACGTTCACCGTCGGTGATCGGACGTTCGAATCGTTCGACACGCCGGGCCACGCGGTCGATCACCTGTGTTTCGAGACGACGATCGCGGGGACGACGGTCCTCTTTTCGGGCGACGCGCTGATCGAGCCGTTCCGCGCCGGGGCCTTCCAGGTCGGGCTCGATCGGGGTGCCGACGAGGCCGTCGACGCCTACTACGAGGCGATGGATCGGCTGACCGAAACGACTGCCACTCACGTCTTCCCCGGCCACGGCCCGACATTCGAGGACCCCCATCGGACTGTCGGCACGACGCGCGATCGACTCGACGCGCTCCTCGAGGAGACGCAAGCGGCGACCGCGGCGATCGAACCCGCCACGGCGCTGGAGATCGCCAAAGAGCGCGTCGGCAACGTTCGGCATATGGCTCCGGTACTCGACACGATCGGAGCGCTCGGCACGCTCGAAAATCGGGATCAGGTATCGTCAGAGACGAGAGACGGTGTCCGGTACTACGAGACGACGTGA
- a CDS encoding class I adenylate-forming enzyme family protein, with product MDLDAVDESALEGNVAKLFDQTAAQHGDAQAMEHHGRRWTHEEVRDWTAELAGGLHDIGLEPGDRLLLFLPNCPQYLVASLGAFKAGVEISPVNPQYKRREVAYQMEDTDASAIVTHPALREVVDQAIEDAGMEPEIITIRSEDWPRDDADHAFEELRGEPTLVDRADDDVALLPYTSGTTGDPKGVQLTHENTRAQLMWPLTASNVDVEPEDVRSLTWLPLYHITGFTHTALQPLVGGGRLYFRSALEWDARECMQLIEDEGITHFVGVTTMYADMVESEEFGEYDLGSLESASEGGAKLSTAVQERFEETAGVDISEGYGLTETHGATHTQSGSTFGLKHGTIGQPLRMTDCKIVDETGDEVAPGEKGELVVRGPQVMTGYLNLPEATERAFTEHGYFRTGDIARRDGNNYYEIVDRKKHMINTAGYNVYPSELENLLLEHEAVTDAAVVGIPDERRNEVPKAFIVPASGVEPGSDVTAEELTEFCLEEVASYKHPREIEFIDDLPRTTSGKIQKYKLEDGEE from the coding sequence ATGGATCTGGACGCGGTCGACGAATCCGCACTGGAGGGCAACGTCGCAAAACTGTTCGACCAGACCGCCGCACAACACGGAGATGCACAGGCTATGGAACACCACGGCCGCCGCTGGACCCACGAGGAGGTCCGCGACTGGACCGCCGAACTCGCCGGCGGACTCCACGATATCGGTCTCGAGCCCGGCGACCGACTGCTGCTCTTCTTGCCGAACTGTCCGCAGTACCTCGTCGCCTCGCTCGGCGCGTTCAAAGCCGGCGTCGAGATTTCGCCGGTCAACCCGCAGTACAAGCGCCGCGAAGTGGCCTACCAGATGGAGGACACGGACGCGAGCGCAATCGTCACCCATCCGGCGCTGCGGGAGGTCGTCGATCAAGCGATCGAGGACGCCGGAATGGAACCCGAAATCATCACCATTCGGAGCGAGGACTGGCCGCGGGACGACGCGGACCACGCATTCGAGGAACTGCGCGGCGAGCCGACGCTGGTCGACCGCGCGGACGACGACGTCGCCCTGTTGCCCTACACCTCCGGGACGACCGGCGACCCGAAAGGCGTCCAGCTCACCCACGAGAACACCCGGGCTCAGCTCATGTGGCCCCTGACCGCCTCGAACGTCGACGTCGAGCCCGAGGACGTCCGCAGCCTCACGTGGCTCCCTCTCTACCACATTACCGGCTTCACCCACACGGCGCTCCAGCCGCTGGTCGGCGGCGGCCGCCTCTACTTCCGCAGCGCCCTCGAGTGGGACGCCCGGGAGTGCATGCAACTCATCGAGGACGAGGGGATCACCCACTTCGTCGGCGTGACGACGATGTACGCCGACATGGTCGAGTCCGAGGAGTTCGGCGAGTACGATCTCGGCAGTCTCGAGTCGGCCTCCGAAGGCGGCGCGAAGCTCTCTACGGCAGTGCAAGAACGATTCGAGGAGACCGCAGGCGTCGACATTTCGGAGGGATACGGCCTCACCGAGACCCACGGCGCGACCCACACCCAGAGCGGCTCGACGTTCGGCCTGAAACACGGCACGATCGGACAGCCGCTCCGAATGACCGACTGCAAGATCGTCGACGAGACCGGTGACGAGGTCGCGCCCGGCGAGAAAGGCGAACTCGTCGTCCGCGGCCCACAGGTGATGACGGGATATCTCAACTTGCCCGAGGCCACCGAGCGGGCCTTCACCGAGCACGGCTACTTCCGCACCGGCGATATCGCCCGCCGCGACGGGAACAACTACTACGAGATCGTCGACCGGAAGAAGCACATGATCAACACCGCCGGCTACAACGTCTATCCCAGCGAACTCGAGAACCTCCTCCTCGAGCACGAGGCCGTCACGGACGCGGCCGTCGTCGGGATCCCGGACGAACGACGCAACGAGGTGCCAAAGGCGTTCATCGTCCCCGCCTCGGGCGTCGAGCCCGGCAGCGACGTGACCGCCGAGGAGCTCACGGAGTTCTGTCTCGAGGAAGTGGCCAGCTACAAACACCCCCGCGAGATCGAGTTCATCGACGACCTCCCGCGGACGACGAGCGGGAAGATTCAGAAATACAAACTCGAGGACGGCGAGGAGTAA
- a CDS encoding MBL fold metallo-hydrolase — MVEITVLADNTVAKPIPKGLRGEWGFAAAVGDVLFDTGQSAGVVHNARLLDVPTTFDTIVLSHTHFDHTAGLDQFLDPMEKPTVYCHPELWTDRYSTGPPGGGEFSDPIHLGIPFSRTEVESGATLVEHRDPVEVADGVFALGEIPREHREMTTGKRREGGELVDDTVDDDQAIAIRTGDGTALVLGCCHAGLRNSIEYAEAVTGDDVRYVIGGTHLVALDDDEVREIADWLAGKLELFAGTHCTGFQAQRILADRLPEAFRSVGVGSSIELPLTA; from the coding sequence GTGGTCGAGATAACGGTTCTCGCGGACAATACGGTCGCGAAGCCGATTCCAAAGGGGCTGCGCGGTGAGTGGGGCTTCGCGGCAGCCGTCGGCGATGTCCTGTTCGATACCGGCCAGTCGGCGGGCGTCGTCCACAACGCCAGGCTATTGGACGTTCCGACGACGTTCGACACCATCGTCCTGAGCCACACCCACTTCGACCACACTGCCGGCCTCGATCAGTTCCTCGATCCGATGGAGAAACCGACGGTCTACTGCCATCCGGAGCTGTGGACCGATCGATACTCGACCGGCCCTCCCGGCGGCGGCGAATTCTCGGATCCGATCCATCTCGGAATCCCGTTTTCGCGAACCGAAGTCGAGAGCGGGGCCACGCTCGTCGAACATCGGGATCCGGTCGAAGTCGCCGACGGCGTGTTCGCGCTGGGAGAAATTCCGCGAGAACACCGCGAGATGACCACGGGTAAACGACGGGAAGGCGGAGAACTCGTGGACGATACGGTCGACGATGATCAAGCGATCGCGATCCGAACGGGCGACGGGACGGCGCTCGTCCTCGGCTGTTGTCACGCCGGATTACGCAATTCGATCGAGTACGCCGAAGCCGTGACCGGTGACGACGTGCGCTACGTCATCGGCGGGACGCATCTCGTCGCGCTGGACGACGACGAGGTCCGCGAGATCGCCGACTGGCTCGCGGGCAAGCTCGAGCTCTTCGCCGGCACCCATTGCACCGGATTTCAGGCACAACGGATCCTCGCGGACCGGCTCCCCGAAGCGTTCCGATCCGTCGGCGTCGGCAGTTCGATCGAACTACCCCTGACAGCCTGA
- a CDS encoding tRNA (cytidine(56)-2'-O)-methyltransferase — translation MHDDSEVAVLRLGHRPGRDERMTTHVGLTARALGADRVYFPDNAGQSLETVADITDRFGGPFGAELTDSPLRIIRNWEGRVVHLTMYGERVQDVEADIRTAHRSEGEPLLLVVGSEKVPFDVYEEADWNVGVTNQPHSEVAGLAVFLDRLFEGRELEQEWADADRRVIPMETGKRVESSDPDADPEP, via the coding sequence ATGCACGACGATAGCGAGGTTGCCGTCCTTCGGCTCGGCCACCGCCCCGGTCGGGACGAGCGGATGACGACCCACGTCGGACTGACCGCGCGGGCGCTGGGGGCCGACCGCGTCTACTTTCCCGACAACGCCGGCCAGTCGCTCGAGACGGTCGCGGACATCACCGATCGGTTCGGCGGCCCCTTCGGAGCCGAACTGACCGATTCGCCCCTTCGAATCATCCGGAACTGGGAGGGACGGGTCGTTCACCTCACGATGTACGGCGAGCGCGTTCAGGACGTGGAAGCCGATATTCGGACGGCCCACCGTTCCGAGGGAGAGCCGCTCTTGCTCGTCGTCGGCTCCGAGAAGGTCCCCTTCGACGTCTACGAGGAAGCCGACTGGAACGTCGGCGTCACCAACCAGCCTCACTCCGAAGTGGCCGGGCTGGCGGTCTTTCTCGACCGGCTCTTCGAGGGCCGGGAACTCGAGCAGGAGTGGGCCGACGCCGACCGCCGCGTGATTCCGATGGAGACGGGCAAGCGCGTCGAGTCGTCGGATCCGGACGCCGATCCGGAGCCGTAG
- a CDS encoding cupin domain-containing protein — METINESIVDWKEYDREQTAFRRKELSNAVNASDLGCSLYELPSGMRSWPYHYHTANEEAIYVLAGDGKLKTEDGLEPLTAGDYATFPADERGGHRVVNDGDEPLRYLAMSTMNEPDVTVYPEMNKFGVYVGSPPGGRDERSLEGYYRIDDETEYWDE, encoded by the coding sequence ATGGAAACGATCAACGAGTCGATCGTCGACTGGAAGGAGTACGATCGAGAGCAAACGGCGTTCCGGCGGAAGGAGCTCTCCAATGCCGTTAACGCCTCGGACCTCGGCTGTAGCCTCTACGAACTCCCGTCCGGGATGCGGTCGTGGCCCTACCACTACCACACGGCCAACGAGGAGGCGATCTACGTGCTGGCGGGCGACGGCAAACTCAAAACGGAAGACGGCCTCGAGCCCCTGACGGCCGGCGACTACGCCACCTTTCCCGCCGACGAGCGTGGCGGCCATCGGGTCGTCAACGACGGCGACGAACCGCTCCGATATCTGGCGATGTCGACGATGAACGAGCCGGATGTCACGGTCTACCCGGAGATGAACAAGTTCGGCGTCTACGTCGGCTCGCCGCCGGGCGGCCGCGACGAACGGTCGCTCGAGGGCTACTACCGCATCGACGACGAGACGGAGTACTGGGACGAATAA
- a CDS encoding cupin domain-containing protein, which translates to MRSVHKSDAPALSRDDGLVSHILHSQRDASETDLTITWVDVEPGARQVRHEHDPEQVYVILTGEGIMSVGDDERAVEAGDLVHIPANTEHGLENTGDSTLEYVSAATPAFPDAEVDEFYDQ; encoded by the coding sequence ATGCGATCAGTACACAAATCTGACGCGCCGGCACTGAGCCGAGACGACGGACTCGTTTCCCACATTCTGCACTCCCAGCGGGACGCGTCGGAGACGGATCTGACGATCACTTGGGTCGACGTCGAGCCGGGTGCGCGCCAGGTCCGCCACGAACACGATCCGGAACAGGTCTACGTCATTCTCACCGGCGAGGGAATCATGTCCGTCGGCGACGACGAGCGGGCGGTCGAGGCCGGCGACCTGGTCCACATCCCGGCGAACACCGAACACGGCCTCGAGAACACCGGCGACAGCACGCTCGAGTACGTTTCCGCTGCGACGCCGGCGTTCCCGGACGCCGAAGTCGACGAATTTTACGACCAGTAA
- a CDS encoding universal stress protein: MYEKILVPTDGSETAEKAVEHALDLADRYGAEVHALYVLDTNAMSLSLGGEQLDRIEQGNYGEMDEVRERADSATGFVADRAAEQGLEVVEHVSAGRPHSMIAKYVDKNGIDLVVMGSHGRSGVKRALLGSVTERTLRSTNVPILVIDSS, from the coding sequence ATGTACGAGAAAATACTCGTTCCGACGGACGGTAGCGAAACGGCCGAGAAGGCGGTCGAGCACGCGCTCGATCTCGCCGACCGGTACGGGGCCGAAGTGCACGCCCTGTACGTGCTCGATACCAACGCGATGAGTCTCAGCCTCGGCGGCGAACAGCTCGATCGAATCGAGCAAGGGAACTACGGCGAGATGGACGAGGTGCGGGAACGCGCCGATAGCGCCACCGGCTTCGTCGCTGATCGCGCGGCCGAGCAGGGGCTCGAGGTCGTCGAACACGTCTCGGCGGGCAGACCCCACTCGATGATCGCCAAATACGTCGACAAGAACGGAATCGATCTCGTCGTAATGGGATCGCACGGTCGCTCGGGCGTCAAGCGGGCGTTGCTCGGCAGCGTCACCGAACGGACGCTTCGGTCGACCAACGTTCCGATCCTCGTCATCGACTCGAGCTGA